One Nicotiana tomentosiformis chromosome 4, ASM39032v3, whole genome shotgun sequence genomic window carries:
- the LOC104092046 gene encoding AUGMIN subunit 1-like: MSDIGGGLNPSGTTEASKSIGFDANRIAEVKSWLTSQFDAVGKDVPDFEYTPKSIGELHKIATLSQAKTQAAVIVANDYRQKAAEYRSQAARMREILESVGLAQESLPSNVVSSAHVLAKVANLLDIRDTELSSFLVAVADLSLRKTAVEEKRAKVQQESKVLLEYTRKAIARLTYLKRTLSQLEDDISPCEAQMENWKTNLAIMESKERQYLQEYGYYKAVLNRVGYTPEISHGVLVEMAEHKKDLEKKTKPILDTLRSYQDLPPDKALAALAIEDKKRQYAAAEKYLEDVLQSALASSE, from the exons ATGAGTGATATAGGCGGGGGACTTAATCCTTCTGGTACTACAGAAGCATCAAAAAGTATTGGTTTTGATGCAAATCGAATTGCTGAAGTGAAATCTTGGCTTACTTCCCAATTTGACGCTGTGGGTAAAGATGTCCCTGATTTTGAGTATACTCCTAAAAGTATCGGTGAATTACACAAGATTGCCACTCTatcacaagccaaaactcaagctGCTGTTATTGTTGCCAATGATTACCGTCAAAAGGCAGCTGAGTACAGGTCCCAAG CTGCAAGGATGAGAGAGATACTGGAGAGTGTGGGATTGGCTCAAGAGAGTTTACCATCCAATGTGGTTTCATCTGCACATGTTCTTGCAAAGGTTGCAAATTTATTGGATATTCGAGATACTGAATTAAGTAG TTTTCTTGTTGCAGTGGCAGATCTTTCTTTACGGAAAACAGCTGTAGAAGAGAAGAGAGCTAAAGTGCAGCAGGAATCAAAAGTCCTTCTTGAATACACTCGGAAGGCAATAGCAAGATTGACTTATTTGAAAAG AACACTTTCACAGCTTGAAGATGATATTTCTCCTTGCGAAGCACAAATGGAGAACTGGAAAACAAACTTGGCAATTATGGAGTCGAAAGAGCGGCAGTATTTGCAAGAATATGGTTATTATAAG GCAGTACTTAATCGTGTTGGTTACACGCCAGAGATTAGTCATGGGGTATTGGTTGAGATGGCAGAGCATAAGAAGGACTTGGAGAAGAAGACGAAACCAATTCTTGATACTCTGAGAAGCTACCAAGACTTGCCTCCT GATAAAGCCTTGGCAGCGTTGGCAATTGAGGACAAGAAAAGGCAGTATGCTGCTGCTGAGAAGTATCTTGAAGATGTGTTGCAGTCAGCTCTTGCCTCCTCAGAGTGA